A stretch of DNA from Granulicella pectinivorans:
GATCCTGTCGAACTTTCTCTTCGAGGCGACCGAGGATGGCAAGCTCACCATCACGGCTACGGATCTCGACCAGTCGCTGCGCACGAGCTGCACGGCCAAGGTGAAGAAGCCGGGTGCCTGCACGATTCCGGCACGCAAGCTGTACGACTACATCAAGTTGCTGCCCGAAGGTGACATCTCGATCAAGCTGATGGACAACCACTGGGTGCAGATTCGCGCAGGCCGCTCGAACACCAAGATGGTGGGCATGGCGCGAGCGAACTTCCCACAGGTTCCGGAGTTTCCGGCGTCTGGCGCGTTCAAGATCTCGGTGCCGTCGCTGAAGGGCATGATCGCGAAGACGATCTTTGCGATCTCGAACGAGGAGTCGCGGTACACGCTGAACGGCGCGCTGCTGGTGATCAAGGCCGAGTCGATGGCGATGGTGGCGACCGACGGTCACCGCCTGGCGCATGTGGAGAAGCTGGGCGAGACGATCGAGGGCGTGTCGGGCGAGAAGAAGACGCTGATCCCGCGCAAGGCGCTGGCGGAGCTTTCGAGCCTGCTTGGCTCGACGGAGGCCGATACGCTGGAGTTCGGCGATGACGAACAGACGCTGTTCTTCAAGGTAGGCGGACGCGTCCTGACCAGCCGCAAGCTGACCGGGCAGTTTCCAAACTACGAGGCTGTGCTGCCGCGCGATAACAATAAGTTCGTGATCGTGCGGTCGGAAGACCTGATGGGCTGCATCCAGCGCGTGGCGCAGTTTGCCGATGAGCGCTCAGGCGCGATCAAGATCCGGCTCGAGCAGAATGAGCTCAAGTTATCCTCATCTTCCACAGATGCCGGTGAATCCGAGGACACGATCGAGACGCCATATAACTACGATCCGCTTGTGGTTGGCTTCAACTCGCAATACCTGATCGACTTCCTGAAGGCGATCGGCACGCAGGGTGAGGTGCGGCTGGAGTTCAAGGACGCGCAGTCGGCCGGGCAGATGCGGCCCGAGGATGGCAATGAGGATGTGAAGTATCGGTACATCCTGATGCCCATGAGGATCTGAGGTACTTCGTACCGTGGATCGCGGCTTCCGCCGCAAAAGACTAAAAGACAGCAGCTACACGGTTGGGCTTTCGGGCTCGACCGTTTAGTTTTTAAGGTGGCTGGGCATCGTTATTTGCCGCCTTTGAGTCTCACTTCCTAGTTGGCCTGCGGCTTCGCGGCCACATTGACAAAATTTTTTGGAGCTTCGCGTGACGAAAACGAACGCTGTTTTGATGCTTGGGCTTTGTCTTGCGGCCGGGGCCGTATTGTCCGCGCAGGAATCGATGCCGTCGCAGATGATGGGCAGTTGGAAGATTGTGCGTACGCTGCCGACGAAGACTCCCGGATGCTGGGATGGTGCGAAGGATCTGGTTGGATCGACGTTGACTTATAGCCCCCGGGCCATGCGGTGGCGTGGCGGATCGGTGCCGTTGACGGGCGTGGTAACCCGCTCGCTGACGAATGAGACCTTTCAGCAGGAGAGCGAGAGCGCGTTCGGCGCGCCGCTTACGCTGGCGGATCTGAGGATCATGAGCCCAAAGGTGATGGAAGTCGACCTGCAGCATGAAGACGCCGATGTGACCGGCGCCACGACCGAGGTTCCCGGGGATTCCGTGCTTCTGGTGGGCCGGAACACGATCGTGGTGAGCGCGTGCGGGACGTACTTTGAGGCGACGCGGGTAGCGGCCGGGATCAAGACGACGAAGACCGGCCTCTAGATTGACGGGACTGTTTGAGGCGCATGCCCCTTGAGCGGGACATGCGCCTTTTGCTTTAGTAGCCGATGGTGAAACGGGCGCGGCGGTGTTTGGGCGTTTCGAGCTCGTCGACCAGGGCGATGGCGTAGTCCTCCAATGAAATGCGGGAGTCGTGCTTCTCATCGGCGATGAGAGTGTCGGTGCCGAGGCGGAACTTGCCGGTGCGTTCGCCGGGGACGAAGAAGGCAGCGGGGCTGAAGTAGGTCCAGTCGATCGACGAGGCCTTCAGCAGATCGAGCGCCTTGGCATGCGAGCTGGCGATGGCGACCCACTCCTGCGGCAGGTGGCCGGAGGCGAGCAGCGTCACGCCCGGGGCGACTTCGAGCGAGGCGGCTCCGCCGACCACGATGAGGCGCGGGCTTCCGGGGTAGGAGAGCGCGGCGACCTGGCGCTCCGTGACGCCGATGACCTGGTCGGTGTCGTCCTGCGGCGGAGCGTAGGCGCTGACGACGGCGTCGGCACCTTTGACGGTGGCGGCGATCCTGGCGACGTCGCTGAGGTCGTCCTGTACGGCTTCCACGCCCGCAGGCAGGGACGCGGTGTTGCGGGCAACGGCTACGACCTGGTGTCCGCGTGAGGTGAGTTCGGTGAGGATGCGGCTGCCGGACTTGCCGGTTGCGCCATAGAGAACGACTTTCATGGTGGTGACTCCCTTCAGATTGCGCTGCTGGAGAGTAGATGCAGCTCGAATCGTTCTCGTAACAAAAAAAGTTACGATGATTTAGGATGAACCAATCGCGCTCTCCTGCGACTCTAAAATCTGATGAATTCGCGCTTCTCGATCGCCGCTCATATCCTGACGCTGCTGGCCTCGACGCCGGGAGAGCGGATGACCTCGGAGTGGATTGCGGGCAGTGTGGGGACGCATGCGGTGGTCATCCGGCGGCAGTTGGCGCTGCTGCGGCGGGCTGGGCTGGTGGGCTCGAAGGGGTCGACGGGTGGCGGGTGGCTTCTGCTGCGAGCCCCGGAGGCGATCACGCTGGCTGAGGTGAGGCGCGCGCTGGGCGAGGAGGCGAGCTTCCGGATGCATCAGGAGCCGAATCCGGAGTGCATGGTGGGGCAGGGCGTGAAGGGCGCGCTCGAGGATGTCTACGCGGATGCCGAAGCGGCGGTGGACCGGAGCCTGGAGGGGTGGACGCTGTCCGACCTTCTGGACAGGACGCGTGTGCGGGGGAAAAGTTCGTCCAGTAAGACACAGGTCTGAGCCAGGCTGTCGAAAAGTGAGGCAGAATAGGGTATGCAAGCCCTTACGAAAGACTTCATCGAGCTCGAAGAGCGGTACGGAGCCCATAACTACCATCCCCTGGACGTCGTGGTCGAGCGCGCCAGCGGATCGTGGGTGACCGACGTCAACGGAAAGCGGTATCTCGACTGTCTCGCGGCCTACTCGGCCGTCAACCAGGGCCATTGTCACCCGCGGATCCTCGAGGCGATGGTGGAGCAGGCGCAGCGTGTGACGCTGACTTCGCGCGCGTTTCGTAACGATCAGTTGCCGCTGTTCTACGAGGAGATGCATGCGCTGACGGGCTTTGAGATGACGCTGCCGATGAACTCGGGTACCGAGGCGGTGGAGTCGGCGATCAAGGTGGCGCGGAAGTGGGGCTACCAGGTGAAGGGCATCCCGGAGGGGAAGGCCGAGATCATCTGCTGCACAAACAACTTTCATGGGCGGACGATCTCGATCGTCAGCTTCTCGTCCGATGAGCAGTACCGCGAGGGGTTCGGACCGTATCTGCCGGGATTCAGGGTGATTCCGTTTGGCGATGCTACCGCGCTGCGGGATGCGATTACGCCGAATACGTGCGCGTTCCTGGTGGAGCCGATCCAAGGCGAGGCTGGCGTGCTGATTCCGCCGGACGGCTTCCTGGCGGAGGCTTCGGCGATCTGCAAAGAGCACAACGTGCTCTTCATGGCGGACGAGATTCAGTCGGGGCTGGGGCGTACGGGCAAGCTGTTCGCCTATATGCACGAGGGCATCGTGCCGGATGTGCTGATCGTCGGCAAGGCGCTTTCGGGTGGGTTTTACCCGGTGTCGGCGGTGCTGGCTTCGCGGGAGATCCTGGGTGTGTTGCATCCGGGCGATCACGGCAGCACCTTTGGCGGCAATCCGCTGGCGTGCGCGATTGCGCGGGCGGCGCTGAAGGTGATCGTCGAGGAGAAGCTGTCGGAGCGGTCGGCGGAGCTGGGCGTGGAGTTTCTGGCGCGTCTGAAGCGCATTGAGAGCCCTCTGATCGAGCAGGTGCGCGGTCGTGGACTCTGGATTGCCATGGAGCTGAAGGGCGCGGCGCGACCGGTGTGCGAGGCGTTGATGGAGGAAGGA
This window harbors:
- a CDS encoding NAD(P)-dependent oxidoreductase translates to MKVVLYGATGKSGSRILTELTSRGHQVVAVARNTASLPAGVEAVQDDLSDVARIAATVKGADAVVSAYAPPQDDTDQVIGVTERQVAALSYPGSPRLIVVGGAASLEVAPGVTLLASGHLPQEWVAIASSHAKALDLLKASSIDWTYFSPAAFFVPGERTGKFRLGTDTLIADEKHDSRISLEDYAIALVDELETPKHRRARFTIGY
- the rocD gene encoding ornithine--oxo-acid transaminase translates to MQALTKDFIELEERYGAHNYHPLDVVVERASGSWVTDVNGKRYLDCLAAYSAVNQGHCHPRILEAMVEQAQRVTLTSRAFRNDQLPLFYEEMHALTGFEMTLPMNSGTEAVESAIKVARKWGYQVKGIPEGKAEIICCTNNFHGRTISIVSFSSDEQYREGFGPYLPGFRVIPFGDATALRDAITPNTCAFLVEPIQGEAGVLIPPDGFLAEASAICKEHNVLFMADEIQSGLGRTGKLFAYMHEGIVPDVLIVGKALSGGFYPVSAVLASREILGVLHPGDHGSTFGGNPLACAIARAALKVIVEEKLSERSAELGVEFLARLKRIESPLIEQVRGRGLWIAMELKGAARPVCEALMEEGILCKETHFNVIRFAPPLTIDREDLEWAGDRIEAVLTRR
- the dnaN gene encoding DNA polymerase III subunit beta; translation: MSTSVPNLESPVAQAPTGNLELTVSRAELLRELTAAQSVVERKTTIPILSNFLFEATEDGKLTITATDLDQSLRTSCTAKVKKPGACTIPARKLYDYIKLLPEGDISIKLMDNHWVQIRAGRSNTKMVGMARANFPQVPEFPASGAFKISVPSLKGMIAKTIFAISNEESRYTLNGALLVIKAESMAMVATDGHRLAHVEKLGETIEGVSGEKKTLIPRKALAELSSLLGSTEADTLEFGDDEQTLFFKVGGRVLTSRKLTGQFPNYEAVLPRDNNKFVIVRSEDLMGCIQRVAQFADERSGAIKIRLEQNELKLSSSSTDAGESEDTIETPYNYDPLVVGFNSQYLIDFLKAIGTQGEVRLEFKDAQSAGQMRPEDGNEDVKYRYILMPMRI
- a CDS encoding Rrf2 family transcriptional regulator, giving the protein MNSRFSIAAHILTLLASTPGERMTSEWIAGSVGTHAVVIRRQLALLRRAGLVGSKGSTGGGWLLLRAPEAITLAEVRRALGEEASFRMHQEPNPECMVGQGVKGALEDVYADAEAAVDRSLEGWTLSDLLDRTRVRGKSSSSKTQV